A window of the Mesoplasma florum L1 genome harbors these coding sequences:
- a CDS encoding tRNA (adenine(22)-N(1))-methyltransferase — protein sequence MLTKRLRTIAELIDSCNVVADIGTDHAYLPITLVKEKRTKFAYAVDVNDEPLGWAKKNINMYNCDNQIQTILSDGLDFVLEEQIQFIDVVTICGLGSTTILDIVKKDNNKIGKYIICSNTEVSNIREWVFEKEYSISFENFIIDSKKGYWVIVIEKNKTNLIAKNDISFGNKKYFTNNDEVIKYYDNEIKKFEKILSKIDVEKHYNSHEEITNKIIEIRGYLNEINKID from the coding sequence ATGCTGACAAAAAGACTAAGAACTATTGCTGAATTAATTGATTCTTGCAATGTTGTCGCAGATATTGGTACAGATCATGCATATTTACCAATAACTTTAGTAAAAGAAAAAAGAACTAAGTTTGCTTATGCTGTTGATGTTAATGATGAACCTTTAGGTTGAGCTAAAAAGAACATCAACATGTATAACTGCGATAATCAAATTCAAACTATCTTAAGTGATGGTTTGGATTTTGTTTTAGAAGAACAAATTCAATTTATTGATGTTGTTACAATTTGTGGTTTAGGTAGTACAACCATTCTTGATATTGTAAAAAAAGATAATAATAAAATAGGTAAGTACATTATTTGTTCTAATACAGAAGTTAGCAATATAAGAGAATGAGTTTTTGAAAAAGAATATTCAATAAGCTTTGAAAATTTTATAATTGATAGCAAAAAAGGCTATTGAGTAATTGTTATTGAAAAAAACAAAACTAATTTAATTGCGAAAAACGATATTTCTTTTGGAAATAAAAAATACTTTACAAATAATGATGAAGTTATAAAATACTATGATAATGAAATTAAAAAGTTTGAAAAAATATTAAGTAAAATTGATGTTGAAAAACACTATAATTCTCATGAAGAAATTACAAATAAGATTATAGAAATTAGAGGATACTTAAATGAAATTAATAAAATTGATTAA
- a CDS encoding cysteine peptidase family C39 domain-containing protein, translating into MKLVKQTSYQDCGVACIAMMINHFYKYEIDLQQVKNYLSIHDDELSFYDVIDLASNFYLKGDAFKVEQDFLELKNKVPFLAQVINSDGLLHFVIVESILQNNLIVFDPSKEKKIKQNISEFLKCFNSNVIIFKSNIKSFNKDFKFNFKKFLNIFNFDFILYLLINLVSTLLFILDTQFLKMFSNSLSEQTQDFLIYLFPLIILLFNMLFKNISINILNKNYKKRKHFLLKKFLNLIESTNSEDLFYLYQEIKWVCQYENYSLKSSISSFISEVVSLFFIYFIIKELFLIILIADVIYILINTFINNFVKKDSFNQDKEWFTFLSNIEHVKNICAEYDMLTELLKLEEKDKLASSTLNWIELWDKVGLILIYIVSWSLLKNGNLEFSLFFIILLFKNFSRINIFNLGQTLIWIKKYKISIIKFEKIFIEKNEVNFNEEISNILISNKQQKLELNKGLNIINFKIDLGNVNKTKNDIEVDVYINNKNISILKTSDLRKQIYYSKNFQIKFGTIFQNITSSNINSINIFNIKEINELLNKYSIKITKLVKPETNSQIEKEIIKLLNVFYINKKVILIKNDFQILTFDEIKSILTIFTELSDDKFLILS; encoded by the coding sequence TTGAAGTTAGTAAAACAAACCTCGTATCAAGATTGTGGTGTTGCATGCATAGCAATGATGATTAATCATTTTTATAAGTATGAAATAGATTTGCAACAAGTTAAAAATTATCTATCAATCCATGATGATGAACTTAGTTTTTATGACGTGATTGATTTAGCTAGTAATTTTTATTTAAAAGGTGATGCTTTTAAAGTTGAGCAAGATTTTTTAGAATTAAAAAATAAAGTACCATTTTTAGCACAAGTGATAAATTCTGATGGATTATTACATTTTGTTATAGTAGAAAGTATTTTACAAAATAATTTAATTGTTTTTGATCCAAGCAAAGAAAAAAAGATTAAGCAAAATATCTCTGAATTTTTGAAATGTTTTAATAGTAACGTAATAATTTTTAAATCTAACATCAAATCATTTAATAAAGACTTTAAATTTAATTTTAAAAAGTTTTTAAATATTTTTAATTTTGATTTTATTTTATACTTATTAATAAATTTAGTATCAACACTATTGTTCATTTTAGATACACAATTTCTTAAGATGTTTTCTAATTCATTATCTGAACAGACTCAAGATTTTTTAATATATTTATTTCCATTAATCATTTTATTGTTTAATATGCTTTTCAAAAATATATCGATTAATATTCTTAATAAGAATTATAAAAAAAGAAAACATTTTTTATTAAAAAAATTCTTAAACTTAATTGAATCTACAAATTCAGAAGATTTATTTTATTTATATCAAGAAATAAAATGAGTATGTCAATATGAAAACTACAGTTTGAAAAGCAGCATTTCATCGTTTATTTCTGAAGTAGTAAGTTTATTCTTTATTTATTTTATTATTAAAGAATTATTTTTAATAATACTTATAGCTGATGTTATTTATATATTGATTAATACTTTTATAAATAATTTTGTTAAAAAAGATAGTTTTAATCAAGATAAAGAATGATTTACATTTTTAAGTAATATTGAACATGTAAAAAATATTTGTGCTGAATATGATATGTTAACAGAACTTTTAAAATTAGAAGAAAAAGATAAGTTGGCAAGTTCAACGTTAAATTGAATTGAACTTTGAGATAAAGTTGGCTTAATATTAATTTATATAGTTAGTTGATCATTATTAAAAAATGGTAATTTAGAATTTTCACTTTTCTTTATAATTTTATTGTTTAAAAATTTTAGTAGAATTAATATTTTTAATTTAGGTCAAACTTTAATATGAATAAAAAAGTATAAGATATCAATTATAAAATTTGAAAAAATTTTTATTGAAAAAAATGAAGTTAATTTTAATGAAGAAATAAGCAATATTCTAATTTCAAATAAACAACAAAAATTAGAATTAAATAAAGGGTTAAACATAATAAATTTTAAAATTGATTTAGGTAATGTAAATAAAACTAAAAATGATATAGAAGTTGATGTCTACATAAATAACAAGAACATTAGCATTTTAAAAACATCTGATTTACGTAAACAAATTTATTATTCAAAAAATTTTCAAATCAAATTTGGAACTATTTTTCAAAACATAACATCATCAAACATAAATAGTATAAATATTTTTAATATTAAGGAAATTAATGAACTTTTAAATAAATACTCAATCAAAATAACAAAACTAGTAAAACCAGAAACTAATAGTCAAATTGAAAAAGAGATAATTAAGCTATTGAATGTGTTTTACATTAACAAAAAAGTAATATTAATTAAAAATGATTTTCAAATATTAACTTTTGATGAAATAAAGTCAATTTTAACTATCTTTACTGAATTAAGTGATGATAAATTTTTGATTTTGTCTTAA
- the ybeY gene encoding rRNA maturation RNase YbeY, which translates to MISIDFINETDLKVKEWEDLAKQIINSGFKYLKLKNKINLSITFLDSEPAQKINQEYRNHSYIPDVTSFPIEMSPQEIKALGYQEIGDIFICIEEAERKSIKYDHSLKEEMGFLFTHGFLHLMGYDHETNEKDEEEMFFIQDEILKINKINYTIKFTEEDYKEIEEKDE; encoded by the coding sequence ATGATAAGTATTGATTTTATAAATGAAACTGATTTAAAAGTAAAAGAATGAGAAGATTTAGCAAAACAAATAATTAATTCAGGTTTTAAATATCTGAAATTAAAAAATAAAATAAATCTATCTATTACTTTTTTAGATAGTGAACCAGCTCAAAAAATAAATCAAGAATATAGAAATCATTCTTATATACCTGATGTAACATCATTTCCAATAGAAATGTCTCCACAAGAAATAAAAGCTTTAGGATATCAAGAAATAGGAGATATCTTTATCTGTATTGAAGAAGCAGAAAGAAAAAGCATTAAATATGATCATTCTTTGAAAGAAGAAATGGGATTTTTATTTACACATGGTTTTTTACACTTAATGGGTTATGATCATGAAACAAATGAAAAAGATGAAGAAGAAATGTTTTTCATTCAAGATGAAATACTTAAAATAAATAAAATAAATTACACAATAAAATTCACAGAAGAAGATTATAAAGAAATAGAGGAAAAAGATGAATAA
- a CDS encoding glycine--tRNA ligase — MEKLIAHLKSQGFIFQGSEIYGGLANSWDYGPLGVEVKNKLKQAWWNHFVRKNPYNIGLDSSIILNSSVWKASGHIDGFNDPLIDCKKCNSRWRADKLIEEFNSEINAGVMTENQMEEFIREQNIKCPKCQACDFTQIRKFALMFKTNQGVLEDESSSVYLRPETAQGIFINFKNAQRSLRKKLPFGIGQIGKSFRNEITPGNFIFRTREFEQMELEFFFNPSDEKDWFSYWLNEVETFLQDKIQINKENYRVRSHEKDELAHYSTATSDIEFKFPFGWGELWGVAHRGNFDLNAHQEASKQDLTYLDPTTNQKVLPHVIEPSVGVERMMLAILWQAYHEEDLGEGNSRIVMKLPYNLAPYQIAVMPLQKQQNDQAQALYSNLLNNFDVTYDETGNVGKRYRRQDAIGTPFVITVDFDTPETNSVTVRERDSMEQVRINLDELEAYLKAKF; from the coding sequence ATGGAAAAATTAATTGCCCATTTAAAATCTCAAGGTTTTATTTTTCAAGGTTCAGAAATTTATGGTGGACTAGCTAATTCTTGAGATTATGGACCATTGGGTGTAGAAGTTAAAAATAAATTAAAGCAAGCTTGATGAAATCATTTTGTTAGAAAAAACCCTTACAATATTGGTTTAGATAGTTCAATCATTTTGAACTCAAGTGTTTGAAAAGCTAGTGGTCATATAGATGGATTTAACGATCCATTAATTGATTGCAAAAAATGTAACAGTAGATGAAGAGCAGATAAATTAATTGAAGAATTTAATTCTGAAATTAATGCTGGAGTTATGACAGAAAATCAAATGGAAGAGTTTATTAGAGAACAAAACATAAAGTGTCCAAAATGTCAGGCATGTGATTTTACACAAATAAGAAAATTTGCACTAATGTTTAAAACTAATCAAGGAGTTCTTGAAGATGAATCTTCTTCTGTATATTTAAGACCTGAAACAGCGCAAGGTATTTTTATAAACTTTAAAAATGCTCAAAGATCATTGAGAAAAAAATTACCTTTTGGTATTGGTCAAATTGGTAAATCTTTCAGAAATGAAATTACACCAGGTAACTTTATTTTTAGAACACGTGAATTTGAACAAATGGAATTAGAATTCTTTTTTAATCCATCTGATGAAAAAGATTGATTCTCATACTGATTAAATGAAGTTGAAACATTCTTACAAGATAAAATTCAAATTAATAAAGAAAATTACAGAGTTAGAAGTCATGAAAAAGATGAATTAGCACATTACTCAACAGCAACTAGTGATATTGAATTTAAATTCCCATTTGGTTGAGGAGAGTTATGAGGAGTTGCACATAGAGGTAATTTTGACTTAAATGCTCATCAAGAAGCATCTAAGCAAGATTTAACTTATTTAGATCCAACTACTAATCAAAAAGTTTTACCACATGTAATTGAACCAAGTGTTGGTGTTGAAAGAATGATGTTAGCTATTTTATGACAAGCATATCATGAAGAAGATTTAGGTGAAGGGAATTCACGTATAGTTATGAAATTACCATATAACCTAGCTCCGTATCAAATTGCTGTTATGCCTTTACAAAAACAACAAAATGATCAAGCACAAGCTCTATATTCAAATCTTTTAAATAATTTTGATGTTACTTATGATGAAACAGGAAATGTTGGTAAAAGATATAGAAGACAAGATGCAATTGGAACACCATTTGTGATAACAGTTGACTTTGACACACCAGAAACAAATTCAGTTACAGTAAGAGAAAGAGACTCAATGGAACAAGTACGTATTAATTTAGATGAACTTGAAGCATATTTAAAAGCAAAATTTTAA
- the recO gene encoding DNA repair protein RecO: MSEVKIRGIVLDSLNYEENDKIITVYSDEFGKLSFIALGANKASSKNNYSLNVFSESDFEIFKSRKTQSISKLKTGILVRNNFKIAKSYNNYLFASIISSVILQEELFYNKDFKLFDMLREAIRNINDEVNPFSNMVWFLFYSLKNFGGYWELNKCYRCNKASKIYRKFDLQHYGLVCPNCINENEEEHDYEFIKYLQRMDNNTFFTIQKFPINVSFEIIISKLLFSYYLNEIGIYSYPMNEILKKEVYKDDTFWEYTHKVLTKNSI, from the coding sequence ATGAGTGAAGTAAAAATCAGAGGAATAGTTTTAGATTCTTTAAATTATGAAGAAAATGACAAAATTATTACAGTTTATTCTGATGAATTTGGGAAACTAAGTTTTATTGCTCTAGGTGCTAATAAAGCATCAAGCAAAAATAATTACTCACTTAATGTATTTTCTGAATCTGATTTTGAAATATTTAAATCAAGAAAAACACAATCAATTTCAAAATTAAAAACTGGAATATTAGTAAGAAATAATTTTAAAATTGCAAAATCATATAATAATTATTTATTTGCAAGCATTATAAGTTCAGTTATTTTACAAGAAGAACTTTTTTATAACAAAGATTTTAAATTATTTGATATGTTAAGAGAAGCTATAAGAAATATTAATGATGAGGTAAACCCTTTTTCAAATATGGTTTGATTTCTTTTTTACTCATTAAAAAATTTTGGTGGATACTGAGAATTAAATAAATGTTATCGTTGTAACAAAGCAAGTAAGATTTATAGAAAATTTGATCTTCAACATTATGGTTTAGTTTGTCCTAATTGTATTAATGAAAATGAAGAAGAACATGATTATGAATTTATTAAATATTTACAAAGAATGGATAATAACACTTTTTTCACTATTCAAAAATTTCCTATAAACGTTTCTTTTGAAATAATAATTTCTAAATTACTTTTTAGCTATTATCTTAACGAAATAGGAATATATTCATACCCGATGAATGAAATTTTAAAGAAAGAAGTTTACAAAGATGACACCTTTTGAGAGTACACTCATAAAGTGTTGACAAAAAATAGTATTTAA
- the dnaG gene encoding DNA primase, whose translation MLIPKEVIDDIIEKSDIVSIVSERVALSKKGRNFWGLCPFHQDQNASMSVSPEKKFFKCFSCQVSGTVLDFVKDFDNISFQEAIKKLAVILNYDLSKFENENPVKQNKNTIIYKLNEESLAFFKLNLRSNEAKHAVKYLHSRDITNEDIAFFEIGFLPKNNSLVEHLISKGYNISDIVEAGLGTYNEERQKMYDIFTDRIMFPIRNENKELIGFSGRIIETNSEKPKYLNTKETPVFSKRKIAYNFSEAIKSARVKKELIVLEGYMDVISLHKNGIDNTIALMGTALSQYHVSIFKNIKGTIKMFLDGDEPGIKGNIEASQTLILNNQKVLVVNNPTNNDPDELIKQGKKAEIEKMISEALNPLEYIISKRWPKVNSKDFNSVEEFMKEICSFVLKCNNNILYETSIDELEKITGLSKEAIINFYKKILNKQINSISNNKVEEVKTSSEKQAVNNKNTSFNILSSLKAYELAEKTILFDLIKSNKNLELIKDKIREVKFPHKEFGRLILKIINSYEENMNYNETEIKEIINQNFSQETLEEINLYESDPLMVRIKPEANTAKLIENSFEKLKMYSNEKKIAEINEMLNSNNLSKNDRDNLMDILSERIKKREEWLGNFNDKNN comes from the coding sequence ATGTTAATACCAAAAGAAGTTATTGATGATATTATTGAAAAATCAGACATAGTTTCAATTGTAAGCGAAAGAGTAGCGCTTTCAAAAAAAGGTAGAAACTTTTGAGGGTTATGTCCATTTCATCAAGACCAAAATGCTTCAATGTCTGTTTCACCAGAAAAAAAATTTTTCAAATGTTTTTCTTGTCAAGTTTCTGGTACAGTTTTAGACTTTGTTAAAGACTTTGATAATATAAGTTTTCAAGAAGCTATAAAAAAATTAGCAGTTATATTAAACTATGATTTGTCTAAGTTTGAAAATGAAAATCCAGTTAAACAAAATAAAAATACAATTATTTATAAACTTAATGAAGAATCTTTAGCATTTTTTAAATTAAACTTAAGATCTAATGAAGCAAAGCATGCTGTCAAATACCTTCATTCAAGAGACATAACAAATGAAGATATTGCATTTTTTGAAATAGGATTCTTACCAAAGAATAATAGTTTAGTTGAACACTTAATAAGCAAAGGATACAACATATCAGATATTGTTGAAGCTGGATTGGGGACTTATAACGAAGAACGCCAAAAAATGTATGATATTTTTACTGATAGAATAATGTTTCCAATAAGAAATGAAAATAAAGAATTAATTGGTTTTAGTGGAAGAATTATTGAAACAAATTCTGAAAAACCAAAATATTTAAATACAAAAGAAACACCAGTATTTTCAAAAAGAAAAATAGCTTACAACTTTAGTGAGGCTATTAAATCAGCGCGAGTTAAAAAAGAATTAATTGTTTTAGAAGGATACATGGATGTTATCAGTTTGCATAAAAATGGAATAGATAATACAATCGCTTTAATGGGAACCGCTCTTTCACAATATCATGTTAGTATTTTCAAAAATATTAAAGGAACTATAAAAATGTTCTTGGATGGTGATGAGCCTGGTATAAAGGGTAATATAGAGGCTTCCCAAACATTAATTTTAAATAATCAAAAGGTACTGGTAGTTAATAACCCTACAAATAACGATCCAGATGAATTAATAAAACAAGGTAAAAAAGCTGAAATTGAAAAAATGATTTCTGAAGCTTTAAATCCTTTGGAATACATTATTTCAAAACGTTGACCAAAAGTTAATTCAAAAGATTTTAATTCTGTTGAAGAATTCATGAAAGAAATATGTTCATTTGTATTAAAGTGTAACAACAATATACTTTATGAAACTTCAATTGATGAACTTGAAAAAATAACAGGTCTTTCAAAAGAAGCAATTATTAATTTTTATAAAAAAATATTAAATAAACAAATCAATAGTATTTCTAATAATAAGGTTGAAGAAGTTAAAACAAGTTCTGAAAAACAAGCAGTTAATAATAAAAATACGAGTTTTAATATTTTGTCTTCTTTGAAAGCTTATGAATTGGCAGAAAAAACTATTTTATTTGATTTAATAAAATCTAATAAAAACTTAGAATTGATAAAAGATAAAATTAGAGAAGTAAAATTCCCACATAAAGAATTTGGAAGATTAATTTTAAAAATAATTAATTCTTATGAAGAGAACATGAATTACAATGAGACTGAAATAAAAGAAATAATTAATCAAAACTTTTCTCAAGAAACACTTGAAGAAATAAACTTGTATGAATCTGATCCTTTAATGGTAAGAATAAAACCTGAAGCAAATACAGCTAAGTTAATTGAAAATTCATTTGAAAAATTAAAAATGTATTCTAATGAGAAAAAAATAGCAGAAATTAATGAAATGTTAAATTCAAATAATTTGAGTAAAAACGATCGAGATAATTTAATGGACATTTTATCTGAAAGAATTAAAAAAAGAGAAGAATGACTAGGAAATTTTAACGATAAGAACAACTAA
- a CDS encoding sigma-70 family RNA polymerase sigma factor has product MKKYMDKKEIAKIKTIEDFYEATVEFAKQNNNEITSEEVQMSFSKIFANATDNEYEKLLEDLQAKGIQFTDLEDIDIDEEIDLDEEVDEDAEISDDDAYADELIGERKGPGRRPKDAGTTKYRVGSISNETKIQDLIKTYFSTIGQTKILTKDQEIVYAKLANSEDPEERKEGRDMLITSNLKLVISVARKHLNRGLDFADLIEEGNIGLIKAVDKFDYEKGFKFSTYATWWIRQAITRAIADQARTIRIPVHMVETINKLSRIERQLTQELGREPSSKEVAERMGGDMTAEKVVEIKKIAVEPVSLEKPFGDEDDTHFGDFVEDKDMISPTDFTEKEILREVIDKVFEDMPAREEKVIRMRYGIVPTKVRTLIRLAEECNDETAGELAKAINKLDIHLETPVEKIRTVDSKIIQDHLLKYEASKTLEEVGKELNVTRERIRQIEAKTIRKLKQPANANKSGKVLKEFYKG; this is encoded by the coding sequence ATGAAAAAATATATGGATAAAAAAGAAATAGCAAAAATTAAAACAATTGAAGATTTTTATGAAGCAACAGTAGAATTTGCAAAACAAAATAATAATGAAATAACATCTGAAGAAGTTCAAATGAGTTTTAGTAAAATATTTGCAAATGCAACTGATAATGAATATGAAAAATTATTAGAAGATTTACAAGCAAAAGGAATTCAATTCACAGATTTAGAAGATATTGACATTGATGAAGAAATAGATCTTGATGAAGAAGTTGATGAAGATGCTGAAATAAGTGATGATGATGCTTATGCTGATGAATTAATTGGAGAAAGAAAAGGTCCAGGTAGAAGACCAAAAGATGCTGGTACAACTAAATATAGAGTTGGATCAATTTCAAATGAAACTAAAATTCAAGATTTAATTAAAACATACTTTTCAACTATTGGACAAACTAAAATTTTAACTAAAGATCAAGAAATTGTTTACGCTAAATTAGCTAATTCAGAAGATCCAGAAGAAAGAAAAGAAGGAAGAGATATGTTAATCACTTCTAACTTAAAATTAGTTATTTCAGTTGCTAGAAAACACTTAAATAGAGGTTTAGATTTTGCAGATTTAATTGAAGAAGGAAATATTGGTTTAATTAAAGCTGTTGATAAATTTGATTATGAAAAAGGGTTTAAGTTTTCAACATATGCAACATGATGAATTCGTCAAGCTATAACAAGAGCTATTGCTGATCAAGCTAGAACAATTAGAATACCAGTTCATATGGTTGAAACAATTAATAAACTTTCTAGAATTGAAAGACAATTAACTCAAGAACTAGGAAGAGAACCATCATCAAAAGAAGTTGCAGAAAGAATGGGTGGAGACATGACAGCTGAAAAAGTTGTTGAAATTAAAAAAATTGCTGTTGAACCTGTTAGTTTAGAAAAACCATTTGGTGATGAAGATGACACTCATTTTGGAGATTTCGTTGAAGATAAAGATATGATTTCTCCAACAGACTTTACTGAAAAAGAAATTTTAAGAGAAGTTATAGACAAAGTATTTGAAGATATGCCAGCAAGAGAAGAAAAAGTTATTCGTATGAGATACGGGATTGTTCCAACAAAAGTTAGAACATTGATTAGACTTGCTGAAGAATGTAATGATGAAACTGCTGGAGAATTAGCTAAAGCAATTAATAAACTAGATATTCACTTAGAGACTCCTGTTGAAAAAATAAGAACAGTTGATAGTAAAATAATTCAAGACCATTTATTAAAATATGAAGCATCAAAAACTTTAGAAGAAGTTGGTAAAGAATTAAATGTTACAAGAGAAAGAATTAGACAAATTGAAGCTAAAACAATTAGAAAATTAAAACAACCTGCAAATGCTAATAAATCAGGTAAAGTTTTAAAAGAATTTTACAAAGGTTAA
- the era gene encoding GTPase Era, producing the protein MNKIKSGFISIVGRPNVGKSTLLNKIIGHKISIVTNKAQTTRNNIRGILTEKEYQLIFVDTPGIHTSKNQIDRFMNSSAMRSMKEVDVVVFMAPADETIGKNDLFILNELSKKNDIKKILVISKADVVSKEKLFLKATEWNTYEQIFDEIIITSSTENINIDKLIETIVGFLPETGHYFYDEESITDQPNRFAIREIIRESVLLKAGQEVPHSVAILVDELEETEDEINIVASIIVERKSQKGIIIGHQGKKISDIKYKSRKQIRELFEKDVNLELFVKVQENWRNSASLIKKMGYDKDKY; encoded by the coding sequence ATGAATAAAATTAAATCGGGATTTATATCTATAGTTGGTAGACCAAACGTTGGTAAATCAACTTTATTAAATAAAATAATAGGGCATAAAATTTCAATTGTTACAAATAAAGCTCAAACAACAAGAAATAATATAAGAGGTATTTTGACAGAAAAAGAATATCAATTGATATTTGTAGATACACCAGGAATACACACTTCAAAAAATCAAATTGATAGATTTATGAATTCTAGTGCTATGAGAAGTATGAAAGAAGTTGATGTTGTTGTATTTATGGCACCAGCTGATGAAACAATAGGAAAAAATGATTTATTTATATTAAATGAATTATCAAAAAAGAATGACATTAAAAAGATACTTGTAATTTCAAAAGCTGACGTTGTTAGCAAAGAAAAATTATTTTTAAAAGCTACTGAATGAAATACATATGAACAAATTTTTGATGAAATTATTATTACTTCGTCAACTGAAAATATTAATATTGATAAATTAATAGAAACAATTGTTGGTTTCTTGCCTGAAACAGGTCATTACTTTTATGATGAAGAATCTATTACAGATCAACCTAATCGTTTTGCAATAAGAGAAATAATAAGAGAAAGCGTACTTTTAAAAGCTGGACAAGAAGTTCCTCATTCAGTTGCTATACTTGTAGATGAACTTGAAGAAACAGAAGATGAAATTAATATTGTTGCATCTATTATAGTTGAAAGAAAATCTCAAAAAGGAATTATTATCGGTCATCAAGGTAAAAAAATAAGCGATATTAAATATAAATCAAGAAAACAAATAAGAGAACTTTTTGAAAAAGATGTTAATCTAGAATTATTTGTAAAAGTCCAAGAGAATTGAAGAAACTCTGCAAGTTTAATTAAAAAGATGGGATACGACAAGGATAAATACTAA